One Nyctibius grandis isolate bNycGra1 chromosome 26, bNycGra1.pri, whole genome shotgun sequence DNA window includes the following coding sequences:
- the SLC25A39 gene encoding mitochondrial glutathione transporter SLC25A39 translates to MAEKTSLSPSGGITPLQQMLASGTGAILTSLFVTPLDVVKIRLQAQRTPFSKGKCFLYCNGLMDHLYVCQNGNGCTAWYRAPTRFTGTLDAFVKITRYEGIRSLWSGLPPTLVMAVPATAIYFTAYDQLRDYLRARTGSRGHHIPLLAGALARLGAVTVISPLELIRTKMQSRQLSYRELGLCIQSAVAQDGWLSLWRGWGPTVLRDVPFSALYWFNYELVREWLCRQARLDEATFMISFASGAISGTVAAVLTLPFDVVKTQRQIELGDSEVHPVAASKPSSTWLLMRRIRTESGTRGLFVGFLPRVIKVAPACAIMISTYEFGKTFFQKLNQERRLRAL, encoded by the exons ATGGCCGAGAAGACGTCACTGAGCCCCAGCGGGGGCATCACGCCGCTGCAGCAGATGCTGGCCTCGGGGACGGGGGCCATCCTCACCTCCCTCTTTG TGACGCCGCTGGACGTGGTGAAGATCCGGCTGCAGGCCCAGAGGACCCCCTTCTCCAAAG GGAAGTGTTTCCTCTACTGCAACGGGCTCATGGACCATCTGTACGTCTGCCAGAACGGCAACGGCTGCACTGCCTGGTACAGGGCGCCCACCCGCTTCACCGGCACGCTG GATGCCTTCGTGAAGATCACACGCTACGAGGGCATCAGGTCTCTGTGGAGCGGCTTGCCCCCCACCCT GGTCATGGCTGTGCCAGCCACCGCCATTTATTTCACCGCCTACGACCAGCTCCGGGACTACCTGCGCGCTCGGACGGGAAGCCGGGGGCACCACATCCCCTTGCTGGCTGGGGCCCTCGCCAGGC TGGGTGCCGTGACGGTCATCAGCCCCTTGGAGCTCATCCGCACCAAGATGCAGTCCCGGCAGCTCAGCTACCGCGAGCTGGGCCTCTGCATCCAGTCGGCGGTGGCTCAGGACGGCTGGCTGTCCCTCTGGAGAGGCTGGGGGCCCACCGTGCTGCGGGATGTCCCCTTCTCAG ctctcTACTGGTTTAACTATGAGCTGGTGAGGGAATGGCTCTGCAGGCAGGCCCGGCTGGACGAGGCCACGTTCATGATCAGCTTCGCATCCGGGGCCATCTCCGGGACG GTGGCTGCGGTGCTGACGCTGCCCTTTGACGTGGTGAAGACCCAGCGGCAGATCGAGCTGGGAGACAGCGAGGTGCACCCAG tCGCAGCCTCCAAGCCTTCCTCCACCTGGTTACTGATGCGCCGCATCCGCACCGAGTCTGGCACCCGGGGGCTGTTTGTAG GCTTCCTGCCCCGTGTCATTAAGGTGGCACCCGCCTGCGCCATCATGATCAGCACCTACGAGTTCGGCAAGACCTTCTTCCAGAAGCTGAACCAGGAGCGGCGGCTGCGTGCGTTGTGA